ACGGGACAAATCCGGATATGTTAAATAAATTACTAAAAAATAAAACACAGCCAACGCAGATTTACGTAACCCTACCGGCCCCTGATGAGAAAACTTATGAGAAAGCATGCAAGCCATTGATAAAATACGGGTGGAAAAGGATAAAAGAGTCTTTGCTGTTATTGAAAAAATTCAAGAGATCAACAATAAGATTGACATTGGTAAAAGGCATCAACATGATTGAACCAGAGCTTTATGCGGAATTAATAAAAAAATCCAGACCCTTGTTTGTGGAATGCAAAGCATACATGTTTGTCGGCTATTCTCAGCAGAGGCTTGAGATAAAGAATATGCCTTTGCATGAAGAGTTAAATGATTTCGCCAAGAAGATTGCTAAGCATAGCGGCTATAGAATAGTTGATGAGAAGAAGAATTCGAGGGTTGTGCTGATGATGAAAGAGAATAGCAAGGGTAGGACTTTAAAAGTAGCTACTTCAAAATAGAAAAATTCTTAAATTAAAGGGATTTTCATTTCTTTGGTGGTTAGCTTGGATGAAGACAATCGAAATTTTAAGATATATTTGGCAGTATTAGAAGAAGACTTAGGCCTTTGTTTGAGCCAATCGACAGCAAAAGAACCAATTGAAACTATTGTTTCTAACCACGATATTCCTAACAGTACAGGCAATTTAAAAGAAAAAATCAGAGGAGTTATAGCGACAGAGCAACGCGGGACAAAGGAGCGTCCTGATGACAAATATAAGCTTCTTGATACAGATTACCCTGTTGTTGACTCCCTTAATATACACTTCAGTCATTCTGTGGAGAAAGCTAAATTATTAAATAAATTTTTGGAATATAAAACTAAAACTGATGAGTGCAAAAAACAAGAGGGAAATTCGAGAATAGATGGCGTATTATTAATAACTGATAGTCGAACAATAGGGAGCATTGACAAACTTATACAAACAAAGTATTCCATTATACGTACAATCTTAATATAACACCCATAGTTAACTCTTCTTGCCTTCCTTACCTTTGTCCTTTTTGATAGCATTATCTTCCAAATCAGGCCAGTTCATATCTTTTTTCATTTTAAAATCTTATATAGACCTTTCGATTTATCACTAAAAAATAGAAAAAATTAATAAAGAAGAAAACAATTCCGCAGTGTATGGCAGAAGGGGGGGACACACAAGAAATAGACCGTCTTTTAAATTTAACTAAAGATGTCGCTTCTTTTGAAAGTAAATTTTTTAACGCTAAAAATTTACAGGAAAGAGTAGAAGCAACAACAGACATCCAGGAATCAATAGAGCAGGAAAAAAATCTAGGAACGAAATATGAGTGTAAATCCTTGGATTTATTTATAAACCTAAACGCTGCTGAAAAAGAATTCTTGGAAGCTAAAACTCGAGATGAAAAATCAGAAGCGAAAGGAAAACTGGATGGTTATGTGCAACAAATACAAGAATTAAAACAAAATTATAGATTTGAATGCCCTGAACTAAAAAAATTCATTGATGGAAAGAAAAAATTTCAAAGAGCGCTAACATCAGAAATAAATGACAACATCAAAAAGCGGCTGGATGAGCTTGCAATGTGGCTTGCAAAGTTTCCTCATTATAAAGAAGAATTATCCGAACTTGATAAAGGACTGTCTAAAATTGGCATTGCCATTGATAGCTATGATAAGAAGCTTAAGCAACAATATAAAAGAACTTTGATGGCGATTGGCGTGGTATTTGGCTTGGCAGTAATAACGCTTAGCCTTTATTTCTATTTTCGTGGCACAAATATAATGAAGGATGTGGACACAGCTCAAACAAAAACCAAGGAGTATGAAACAAGAGTGACTGCCCAGATTAAAGAGGCAAGAAAAAGCCTTGATTTAAAAATAGCTGAAGCTAATGTGCCTGTGTTAAAGAGAATTGACGAGATTTATGAAATAGCGAGTGTTCTCGATGAGAGAGTTGCGCGCATTGAGGCTGATTATTCTATATTAAACACTATCAAAAAAAATATTCAAGATCTGCAAACTGATATGGCTGCAGACAGGGAAAAATATGCTCCTATTTTGCCAAAGTTAAGCAAAATAGAGGAAAGTTCGGATATTGTTATGAAGAACAAGGTGGATGAAAAAGAATATCAGAAAGAAAGGGGAGAGTTAATAAAATTAATAAGC
The sequence above is a segment of the Candidatus Woesearchaeota archaeon genome. Coding sequences within it:
- a CDS encoding 4-demethylwyosine synthase TYW1 → MLSKEKIKDLEKQGYRLVGRHSAVKVCEWAKKAIVCEDVCYKNTFYGIKSWRCVQMTPALTACTHRCQWCWRDIGFTEPKFSGKIDDPEFIIETCIKAHIKYSEGFGGNKKTDALRYYESKRPLHFAISLSGEPTLYPKLPELIKELGKRNITSFLVTNGTNPDMLNKLLKNKTQPTQIYVTLPAPDEKTYEKACKPLIKYGWKRIKESLLLLKKFKRSTIRLTLVKGINMIEPELYAELIKKSRPLFVECKAYMFVGYSQQRLEIKNMPLHEELNDFAKKIAKHSGYRIVDEKKNSRVVLMMKENSKGRTLKVATSK